A region from the Mycolicibacterium phlei genome encodes:
- a CDS encoding iron ABC transporter substrate-binding protein — protein sequence MQPRWTRIAAVVSTLAVVAGATACSSSEDSDELLIYNAQHESLTKEWIEAFTEETGIKVTYRQGGDTELGNQLVAEGEASPADVFLTENSPAMAAVEDAGLFAELDAETLDQVPPQYRPPTGAWTGVAARTTVFVYNKDRLTPDQLPKSMLDLQRPEWKGRWGAPPAKADFQAIVAALLQLEGEQATAEWLAGMKENAKLYNNNIDTLKAVNAGEVDGGIIYHYYWFRDQAETKEISGNTALHYFKNEDPGAFISLSGGGVLKSSKKPEEAQQFIKFVTSRAGQEVLEKGTSYEYPVASGVPANPALPPLDSLQAPKVDPSTLDEKKVTELMTQAGLL from the coding sequence ATGCAGCCACGGTGGACAAGGATTGCCGCAGTTGTTTCGACTCTCGCCGTGGTGGCCGGTGCCACCGCCTGCTCCAGCTCCGAGGACAGCGATGAGCTGCTGATCTACAACGCCCAGCACGAGTCGCTGACCAAGGAGTGGATCGAGGCCTTCACCGAGGAGACCGGCATCAAGGTCACCTACCGTCAGGGCGGTGACACCGAGCTGGGCAACCAGCTGGTCGCCGAGGGTGAGGCGTCGCCGGCCGACGTCTTCCTGACCGAGAACTCCCCCGCCATGGCCGCCGTCGAGGACGCCGGGCTGTTCGCCGAACTGGACGCCGAGACCCTCGACCAGGTGCCGCCGCAGTACCGCCCGCCGACCGGCGCCTGGACCGGTGTCGCCGCACGCACCACCGTGTTCGTCTACAACAAGGACCGGCTGACCCCCGACCAGCTGCCCAAGTCGATGCTGGACCTGCAGCGCCCGGAATGGAAGGGCCGCTGGGGCGCCCCGCCGGCCAAGGCCGACTTCCAGGCGATCGTCGCCGCGCTGCTGCAGCTCGAGGGTGAGCAGGCGACCGCCGAGTGGCTGGCCGGGATGAAAGAGAACGCCAAGCTCTACAACAACAACATCGACACGCTCAAGGCGGTCAACGCCGGCGAGGTCGACGGCGGCATCATCTACCACTACTACTGGTTCCGCGATCAGGCCGAGACCAAGGAGATTAGCGGCAACACCGCGCTGCACTACTTCAAGAACGAGGATCCCGGCGCGTTCATCAGCCTGTCCGGCGGCGGTGTGCTCAAGTCGAGCAAGAAGCCCGAAGAGGCCCAGCAGTTCATCAAGTTCGTGACCAGCCGCGCCGGTCAGGAGGTGCTGGAGAAGGGCACCTCGTACGAGTACCCGGTCGCCAGCGGGGTGCCCGCCAATCCCGCCTTGCCGCCGCTGGATTCGCTGCAGGCGCCGAAGGTGGATCCCTCGACGCTGGACGAGAAGAAGGTCACCGAGCTGATGACCCAGGCAGGTCTGTTGTAG